In the Flavobacterium sp. J372 genome, one interval contains:
- a CDS encoding alpha/beta hydrolase has translation MKSMTRYMIPMLLLILSFGCQSTEEGQNNTAESHLAAEEILNVQYGEKSEQKMDIYLPEGRNSNTKVFILVHGGGWTGGSKADTAYVIPMLKQQFPGYAIVNIDYRLASIQYPAFPKQVQDIEEAIQFLKRSNYKISNNYALIGASAGAHIAMLYSYRFDTHGDIKAVCSIVGPSDFTDPNYKNHPYFHYGAQYLIGNINYREHPEVVETVSPAMQVKTTSPPTIMFYGGQGPLLYLLHRGAG, from the coding sequence ATGAAAAGCATGACAAGATATATGATACCGATGCTTTTACTGATTCTCTCTTTCGGGTGCCAGTCAACCGAAGAGGGCCAAAATAATACTGCCGAGAGCCATCTTGCTGCTGAAGAGATACTTAATGTTCAATATGGCGAGAAGAGCGAGCAGAAGATGGACATTTACCTGCCTGAAGGACGAAACAGCAATACCAAAGTCTTTATACTGGTGCATGGCGGCGGCTGGACAGGAGGTTCAAAGGCTGACACGGCCTATGTTATACCAATGCTTAAGCAGCAGTTTCCCGGTTATGCAATAGTAAATATTGACTACAGGCTTGCCAGCATACAATACCCGGCTTTCCCAAAACAGGTTCAGGATATTGAGGAGGCCATTCAGTTCCTGAAAAGAAGTAATTATAAAATTTCAAATAACTATGCGCTGATTGGTGCTAGCGCAGGCGCACATATTGCCATGCTTTATAGTTACAGGTTTGATACTCACGGCGATATAAAAGCCGTTTGCAGCATTGTAGGGCCAAGCGACTTTACAGACCCGAATTATAAAAATCACCCCTATTTTCATTACGGGGCGCAATATTTGATTGGGAACATCAACTACCGGGAACATCCTGAAGTTGTTGAAACTGTCAGCCCGGCAATGCAGGTTAAAACTACTTCACCCCCTACCATAATGTTTTACGGTGGGCAGGGACCCCTCTTGTACCTCTTACACAGGGGAGCAGGCTAA